tatcctgtcctctttcctatcctatcctctatcctatcctctatcctatcctatcctgtatcctatcctatcctctatcatatcctatcctctatcctatcctatcctctatcctatcctatactctatcctatcctatcctctatcctaccctattctttatcctatcctatcctctatcctatcctatcctctataatatcgtatcctgtatcctatcttatcctttgtcctatcctatcctcaatcctatcctatcctctatcctatcgcatcctctatcctatccaatcctctatcctatcctatcctctatcctatcctatcctctatcctatcctatcctctatcctatcctatcctctatcctatcctatcctctatcctatcctatcctctatcctatcctatcctctatcctatcctatcctctataatatcgtatcctctataatatcgtatcctctataatgtcgtatcctctctaatatcgtatcctctaaaatatcgtatcctgcatcctatcctgtcctctttcctatcctatcctcaatccaatcctatcctctatcctatcgtatcttctatcctatcctttcctctatactatcctatattctatcctatccaatccgctatgctatcctatcctctatcctatcctatcctctatattatcctatcctctatcctagcctatcctctatcctatcctatcctctatcctataatatcctctttcctatcctatcctcaatcctatcctatcctctattctatggtatcctctatcctatccaatcctctatcctatcctatcccctatcctatcctatcctctatcctatactatcctatatcctatcctatcctctatcctatcctatcctctatcctatcctattctctatcctatcctatcctctatcctatcctatcctctatcctatcctatcctctatcctatcctatcctctatactatcgtatcctctataataccgtatcctatcctattctctatcctatcctatcctctatcctatcctatcctctatcctatcctatcctctatcctatcctatcctgtatcctatcctatcctctatcatatcctatcctctatcctatcctatcctctatcctaccccatcctctatcctatcatatcctctgtcctatcatatcctctatcctatcctatcctctatcctatcctatcctctatcctatcctatactctatcctatcctatcctctatcctaccctatcctttatcctatcctatcctctatcctatcctatcctctataatatcgtatcctgtatcctatcttatcctttgtcctatcctatcctcaatcctatcctatcctctatcctatcgcatcctctatcctatccaatcctctatcctatcctatcctctatcctatcctatcctctatcccatcctatactatatcctatcctatcctctatcctatcctatcctctatcctatcctatcctctatcctatcctatcgtctatcccatcctatcctctatcctatccaatcctctatcctaccctatcctctatcctatcctatcctatatcctatcatatcctctataatatcgcatcctctataatatcgtatcctctataatatcgtatcctgtatcctatcctgtcctctttcctatcctatcctctatcctatcctctatcctatcctatcctgtatcctatcctatcctctatcatatcctatcctctatcatatcctatcctctatcctaccccatcctctatcctatcatatcctctatcctatcatatcctctatcctatccaatcctctatcctatcctatcccctatcctatcctatcctctatcctatactatcctatatcctatcctatcctctatcctatcctatcctctatcctatcctatcctctatcctatcctatactctatcctatcctatcctctatcctaccctatcctttatcctatcctatcctctatcctatcctatcctctataatatcgtatcctgtatcctatcttatcctttgtcctatcctatcctcaatcctatcctatcctctatcctatcgcatcctctatcctatccaatcctctatcctatcctatcctctatcctatcctatcctctatcccatcctatactatatcctatcctatcctctatcctatcctatcctctatcctatcctatcctctatcctatcctatcgtctatcccatcctatcctctatcctatccaatcctctatcctaccctatcctctatcctatcctatcctatatcctatcatatcctctataatatcgcatcctctataatatcgtatcctctataatatcgtatcctgtatcctatcctgtcctctttcctatcctatcctctatcctatcctctatcctatcctatcctgtatcctatcctatcctctatcatatcctatcctctatcatatcctatcctctatcctaccccatcctctatcctatcatatcctctatcctatcatatcctctatcctatccaatcctctatcctatcctatcccctatcctatcctatcctctatcctatactatcctatatcctatcctatcctctatcctatcctatcctctatcctatcctatcctctatcctatcctatcctctatcctatcctatcctctatcctatcctatcctctataatatcgtatcctgtatcctatcctgtcctctttcctatcctatcatcaatcctatcctatcctctatcctacccaatcctctatcctatcctatcctctatcctatcctatcctctatcctatcctatactctatcctatcctatcctctatcctaccctatcctctatcctatcctatcctctatcctatcctatcctctatcatatcctatcctctatcctatcctatcctctatcctaccccatcctctatcctatcatatcctctatcctatcatatccactatcctatcctatcctctatcctatcctatcctctatcctatcctatactctatcctatcctatcctctatcccaccctatcctttatcctatcctatcctctatcctatcctatcctctataatatcgtatcctgtatcctatcttatcctctgtcctatcctatcctcaatccaatcctatcctctatcctatcacatcctctatcctatcctatcctctatcctatcctatcctctatcctatcctatcctctatcctatccaatcctctatcctatcctatcccctatcctatactatcatctatcctatcctatcatctatcctatcctatcctctatcctatcctatcctctatcctatcctatcctctatcctatcctatcctctatcctatcctatcctttatcctatcctatcctctatactatcgtatcctctataataccgtatcctctataatatcgtatcctgtatcctatcctgtcctctttcctatcctatcctctatcctatcctctatcctatcctatcctgtatcctatcctatcctctatcatatcctatcctctatcctatcctatcctctatcctaccccatcctctatcctatcatatcctctgtcctatcatatcctctatcctatcctatcctctatcctatcctatcctctatcctatcatatcctctatcctatcctatcctctatcctatcctatcctctatcctatcctatcctctatcctatcctatcctctatcctatcctatcctctatcctatcctatcctctatcctatccaatcctctatcctatcctatcctctatcctatcctatcctctatcctatcctatactctatcctatcctatcctctataatatcgtatcctctctaatatcgtatcctctataatatcgtatcctgtatcctatcctgtcctctttcctatcctatcatcaatcctatcctatcctctatcctatccaatcccctatgttatcctctttcctatcctatcctctataatatcgtatcctctatcatatcctatcctctttcctataatatcatctatcctatcctatcctctatcctaacctatcctttatcctatcctatcctctatcctatcctatcctctataatatcgtatcctgtatcctatcttatcctctatcctatccaatcctctatcctatcatatcctctatcctatcctatcctctatcctatcctatcctctatcctatcctatcctctatcctatcctatcctctatcctatcctatcctctatcctatcctatcctctatcctatccaatcctctatcctatcctatcccctatcctatactatcatctatcctatcctatcctatatcctatcctatcctctatcctatcctatcctctatcctatcctattctctatcctatcctatcctctatcctatcctatcctctatcctatcctatcctctatcctatcctatcctctatactatcgtatcctctataataccgtatcctctataatatcgtatcctgtatcctatcctgtcctctttcctatcctatcctctatcctatcctctatcctatcctatcctgtatcctatcctatcctctatcatatcctatcctctatcctatcctatcctctatcctatcctatactctatcctatcctatcctctatcctaccctattctttatcctatcctatcctctatcctatcctatcctctataatatcgtatcctgtatcctatcttatcctttgtcctatcctatcctcaatcctatcctatcctctatcctatcgcatcctctatcctatccaatcctctatcctatcctatcctctatcctatcctatcctctatcctatcctatcctctatcctatcctatcctctatcctatcctatcctctatcctatcctatcctctatcctatcctatcctctataatatcgtatcctctataatatcgtatcctccataatgtcgtatcctctctaatatcgtatcctctaaaatatcgtatcctgcatcctatcctgtcctctttcctatcctatcctcaatccaatcctatcctctatcctatcgtatcctctatcctatcctatcttctatcctatcctttcctctatcctatcctatattctatcctatccaatccgctatgctatcctatcctctatcctatcctatcctctatattatcctatcctctatcctagcctatcctctatcctatcctatcctctatcctataatatcctctttcctatcctatcctcaatcctatcctatcctctattctatggtatcctctatcctatccaatcctctatcctatcctatcccctatcctatcctatcctctatcctatactatcctatatcctatcctatcctctatcctatcctatcctctatcctatcctattctctatcctatcctatcctctatcctatcctatcctctatcctatcctatcctctatcctatcctatcctctatactatcgtatcctctataataccgtatcctatcctattctctatcctatcctatcctctatcctatcctatcctctatcctatcctatcctctatcctatcctatcctgtatcctatcctatcctctatcatatcctatcctctatcctatcctatcctctatcctaccccatcctctatcctatcatatcctctgtcctatcatatcctctatcctatcctatcctctatcctatcctatcctctatcctatcctatactctatcctatcctatcctctatcctaccctatcctttatcctatcctatcctctatcctatcctatcctctataatatcgtatcctgtatcctatcttatcctttgtcctatcctatcctcaatcctatcctatcctctatcctatcgcatcctctatcctatccaatcctctatcctatcctatcctctatcctatcctatcctctatcccatcctatactatatcctatcctatcctctatcctatcctatcctctatcctatcctatcctctatcctatcctatcgtctatcccatcctatcctctatcctatccaatcctctatcctaccctatcctctatcctatcctatcctatatcctatcatatcctctataatatcgcatcctctataatatcgtatcctctataatatcgtatcctgtatcctatcctgtcctctttcctatcctatcctctatcctatcctatcctctatcctatcctatcctctatcctatcctatcctctatcctatcctatcctctatcctatactatcctatatcctatcctatcctctatcctatcctatcctctatcctatcctattctctatcctatcctatcctctatcctatcctatcctctatcctatcctatcctctatcctatcctatcctctatactatcgtatcctctataataccgtataatatcctattctctatcctatcctatcctctatcctatcctatcctctatcctatcctatcctctatcctatcctatcctgtatcctatcctatcctctatcatatcctatcctctatcctatcctatcctctatcctaccccatcctctatcctatcatatcctctgtcctatcatatcctctatcctatcctatcctctatcctatcctatcctctatcctatcctatactctatcctatcctatcctctatcctaccctatcctttatcctatcctatcctctatcctatcctatcctctataatatcgtatcctgtatcctatcttatcctttgtcctatcctatcctcaatcctatcctatcctctatcctatcgcatcctctatcctatccaatcctctatcctatcctatcctctatcctatcctatcctctatcccatcctatactatatcctatcctatcctctatcctatcctatcctctatcctatcctatcctctatcctatcctatcgtctttcccatcctatcctctatcctatccaatcctctatcctaccctatcctctatcctatcctatcctatatcctatcatatcctctataatatcgcatcctctataatatcgtatcctctataatatcgtatcctgtatcctatcctgtcctctttcctatcctatcctctatcctatcctatcctctatcctatcctatcctctatcctatcctatcctctatcctatcctatcctctatcctatcctatcctctatcctatcctatcctctatcctatccaatcctctatcctatcctatcccctatcctatactatcatctatcctatcctatcctatatcctatcctatcctctatcctatcctatcctctatcctatcctattctctatcctatcctatcctctatcctatcctatcctctatcctatcctatcctctatcctatcctatcctctatactatcgtatcctctataataccgtatcctctataatatcgtatcctgtatcctatcctgtcctctttcctatcctatcctctatcctatcctctatcctatcctatcctgtatcctatcctatcctctatcatatcctatcctctatcctatcctatcctctatcctatcctatactctatcctatcctatcctctatcctaccctattctttatcctatcctatcctctatcctatcctatcctctataatatcgtatcctgtatcctatcttatcctttgtcctatcctatcctcaatcctatcctatcctctatcctatcgcatcctctatcctatccaatcctctatcctatcctatcctctatcctatcctatcctctatcctatcctatcctctatcctatcctatcctctatcctatcctatcctctatcctatcctatcctctatcctatcctatcctctatcctatcctatcctctataatatcgtatcctctataatatcgtatcctctataatgtcgtatcctctctaatatcgtatcctctaaaatatcgtatcctgcatcctatcctgtcctctttcctatcctatcctcaatccaatcctatcctctatcctatcgtatcctctatcctatcctatcttctatcctatcctttcctctatcctatcctatattctatcctatccaatccgctatgctatcctatcctctatcctatcctatcctctataatatcgtatcctgtatcctatcttatcctttgtcctatcctatcctcaatcctatcctatcctctatcctatcgcatcctctatcctatccaatcctctatcctatcctatcctctatcctatcctatcctctatcccatcctatactatatcctatcctatcctctatcctatcctatcctctatcctatcctatcctctatcctatcctatcgtctatcccatcctatcctctatcctatccaatcctctatcctaccctatcctctatcctatcctatcctatatcctatcatatcctctataatatcgcatcctctataatatcgtatcctctataatatcgtatcctgtatcctatcctgtcctctttcctatcctatcctctatcctatcctctatcatatcctatcctctatcctatcctatcctctatcctaccctatcctctatcctaccctattctctatcatatcctatcctctatcctatcctatcctctatcctatcctatcctctatcctatcctatcctctatactatcgtatcctctattatatcgtatcctctataatatcgtatcctctatcctatcacatcctctatcctatccaatcctctatcctatcctatcctctatcctatcctatcctctatcctatcctatcctctataatatcgtatcctctataatatcgtatcctgtatcctatcctgtcctctttcctatcctatactatatcctatcatatcctctatcctatcctatcctctatcctatcctatcctctatcctatcctatcctatatcctatcctatcctctatcctatcctatcctctataatatcgtatcctctataatatcgtatcctgtatcctatcctgtcctctttcctatcctatactatatcctatcatatcctctatcctatcctatcctctatcctatcctatcctctatcctatcctatactctatcctatcctattctctatcctatcctatcctctatcctatcctatcctctatcctatcctatcctctatcctatcctatcctctatcctatcctatcctctataatatcgtatcctctataatatcgtatcctgtatcctatcctgtcctctttcctatcctatactatatcctatcatatcctctatcctatcctatcctctatcctatcctatactctatcctatcctattctctatcctatcctatcctctatcctatcctatcctctatcctatcctatcctctatcctatcctatcctctataatatcgtatcctctataatatcgtatcctctataatatcgtatcctctctaatatcgtatcctctaaaatatcgtatcctgtatcctatcctgtcctctttcctttcctatcctcaatccaatcctatcctctatcctatcgtatcctctatcctatcctatcttctatcctatcctttcctctatcctatcctatattctatcctatccaatccgctatgctatcctatcctctatcctattgttcgcgagaggaaatgggttttaataattacaaaggtTTCTTTATCACACACTGTTTTATTCCGTTCATCCGATCTCTACGAGAACTCACGCAAGACTGACTCAGGAGACTGTGTGCCTCGCGTGGCTGCGCGGCAAACCTCGCGTCGATCGGCAAACCTCGATCGCGACCCTTTTTTTGGCCTGATTACCGACTTATTTGTCCCCAGGTCGTAGCGGCTTTTCACGCCGACCGGCAAACCTCGGTCCCGACCATGGGGCACAATGCTTcggtgttttattttataatccgtCCCCGAGCACAATGGGGGACCCGGAATCCAAGAACCAATGTATAACCATAACGGAATGATAAACGATAACTAACTATAGAACTATAGAATACATCACTAAAATGAGGCTACGGTCTAGCCGCGGCGGGAacatcctcccccccccccgtacaAGGTGGAAACGCCTTGTACTTCGCTTGTActtgttaattttattaaccgTATTGCCGGTCTTAGCATACTGCCACCTGCCGTCTGGATCCTGACCACGCGCACTTGGTTATCGGACCCAGGCAGTAATTCTTTTATCACTCCTTTTATCCATTGATTCCTTGGAGATTGATAGTCCGCAATTAAGACGACATCGCCGATTTTCAGGCCGTCCGTTTTCTTAAGCCACTTCTTCCGTGGCAGCAAGGTGGGCAAATATTCCCGTAGCCAACGTTTCCAGAAACAGTCGGCTAAATGTTGGGCAATTTGCCATTGTTTTCTTGGGCAAGTACTTTGCTCATGGAACCTTTCGAAGGCTATGCGACCAGAAGAGCAGCCTATTAAAAAATGGTTTGGGGTTAACGCTTCCTGATCGCGAGGGTCGAGTGACACGTGGGTGAGTGGTCGTGAGTTGATGGTGTGCTCGACCTCTGCAAGAAGCGTCAACAACGTTTCTTCTTTAGGCGCCTGTTCTTTCAAAACTACGTTCAACGCCGTTTTCACAGATCGCACTAAGCGTTCCCAGGCTCCGCCCATATGGGGAGCCGCTGGCGGGTTGAAACGCCACTCGGTTCCATTCTGACGGACGTACTCTTGTTGCGCTTTGACATCCAGCTTTCGTATCGCCTCTCGCATTTCGTTACAAGCTCCTCGAAAATTTGTGCCATTGTCTGAGTATATGACTCGCGGTTGGCCCCTTCGCGCTGCTAGTCGGCGCAACGCCATTATAGCCGAGCTCGTGTCTAAGCTGTGTGCTAGTTCGATGTGGATCCCTCGCGTGGTGAGACACGTAAACAGAGCGCCCCAGCGCTTTTCTCGACGTCGGCCTACGGTGACAACATAGGCCCGAAATAATCCAATCCGCAATGACTGAACGGACGTTCACGATAAGCCAATCTTGAGTCAGGCAAGCCTGCCATGAGGGGAGGTCTGGGTTGGCTTCGATTCAACCGACAAAGCTGGCATTTCGACACCACTGAGCGAAGAGCGCTTCGTAAATTAGTCACCCAGAATTTTTGCCGGACTTCGTTTAACACCGTGTTTTCACTGCCATGTTTAGCATCGGTGTGATAATTATGTAACAACAGCCTTGTGACCGAGTGTTTACCGTCCAGGATAACGGGTTTACCCTGAAAATCCGTATTTGCCAGCGCTTCAACCCGGCCCTGCACTCGTAATAAGCCGTAGTTGTCCATCATCGGCAATAATTGCACAATACGGCTGTTAACTGTAATGGTGCGACCGCTAGTTAGGGCTGCGATCTCGTCCGGAAAGCTTTGTCGTTGGATCTCTTTAATCCATGCCCTCTCTGCTTTCGCTAGATGTTCCACGGTCAGAGTTATGCCCGACCTGTCAGGCGTTTCTCGTTTTCGTCGCAACCGTTTCCATCTTTCCGCCGCCACAAAACTCGGGCCGTGCTAGATAATAAGCGCTTCCAAGAGGAAAATCGTGATGAGTCCGGAAGAAACAAGGCCCCTTGCACCAATGCTGCGTAAATGAAAGCTTTCTTTTTCTCCGCACTCGCCATGCCTGACGATTCTTTCGTTGTAAGGGGCACCTGCTCCGGCCATTCGGACTCGTGCAATCGTAGAAAGTCGGGTCCACGAAACCAGCGATGACTTTCGTCGAGGCCTTTTTTTGCTCGCTTCGTGGCATCATCCGCTGGGTTAATATCAGAAGGAAGCCATTTCCAGTCCGTCAGATTCGTCAAATCGTTGATCTCAGTCACTCTGTGCGCTACAAAGGTTTGAAGCGACCTCGGATTGTCTCGAATCCATAAAAGCGCTGTGCGTGAATCGGACCATAACACGCGTCTTGAGATATCAAAATCGTGTTCTTCAC
The Halictus rubicundus isolate RS-2024b unplaced genomic scaffold, iyHalRubi1_principal scaffold0085, whole genome shotgun sequence DNA segment above includes these coding regions:
- the LOC143363664 gene encoding uncharacterized protein LOC143363664, whose product is MREAIRKLDVKAQQEYVRQNGTEWRFNPPAAPHMGGAWERLVRSVKTALNVVLKEQAPKEETLLTLLAEVEHTINSRPLTHVSLDPRDQEALTPNHFLIGCSSGRIAFERFHEQSTCPRKQWQIAQHLADCFWKRWLREYLPTLLPRKKWLKKTDGLKIGDVVLIADYQSPRNQWIKGVIKELLPGSDNQVRVVRIQTAGGIREFS